CCGAGGTAAAAGGCTCGAAGACCGCTGGCACAGTCGAAACCGACTTATTCCGCGGCTCCGATGAGGGGCAAAAGCCAGGTTCCAACCGCGGTGTCGAGTCCACCCTGAATAACTTCATCGCTGACGGGCAACGTTATGCCATGAGCAAGCAGGTTGGCGAGGACATTGATCTTGGCGTGATGAACGCCGGCGGTGTGCGTGCCGATTTACAGGGCGGCGATGTCACATACAAGGACATCTTTGAGGTCCAGCCGTTTGGTAACTCGGTTATTACCGCGAAGGTCTCCGGCAAGGACTTCATCACCGCTTTAGAAAACCAGTGGCAAGATGGAAGCAGTCGGCCGCGTCTAGCCATGGGGCTGTCCAATAACGTCCAGGTGGTCTATGACCACACGGCATCCCACGGCGAGCGCGTCAAGTCCGTGACCATCAATGGCGAGCCCCTCGACGCGGATAAGGACTATTCCATCGCGCTATCGTCCTTCCTCGCCTCCAGCGACAGCGAAAAGGGTGGCGATGGCTACTTTGAGGCAGGCTCCATCAAGGACAAGAACGATGTGGGATACATGGATGCCCAGGCCATGATCGACTACATCGCCTCCGGTGAGTCCGAGGTCCGCAAGGGGCAGGGCCAGATTGGCGCCCACATCGATGGTGACATTGCCCCGGGCAAAGAAATCACCGTCGATCTGTCCAGCTTGAATTACACCAGCGAGGGAGAGCCCATGGCCAAGACCGTCASGGTGAAGYTTGGTGAKGAGRAAGCAACCGCCAATATCGATAATTCCAAGCAGGAAGGCGATGACCAATTTGGCGAGCGCGGACGTGCGCAAGTGACGCTTAACGTTCCAGAAGGCCTGACGGGCTCCCAAAACCTAGAAATCACCACCGATGCAGGCACGCAAGCGATCCTGCCCGTGAAAGTGGACGAAGCCGGCGGTGACGAGGCCGGCTCCCAAGAGGATGGTTCAGAGGATGAAGACTCCCCGAAGCTCCCGCAAGGCTCGTCTATTGGCGACGCAGCCCTTGCCATCGTGGCGGCACTAGCGGCAGGAATCGCCTTTATTGGTTTGAACCCCCAGGTGCTGCCGGCACCACTGCGGTCCATCTTTGATGACCTGCGCAAGACCTTTCACATCTAATTAGGGATCCAAATCCTGTGGATACGCGAAAAGCGCTTTTCCTCGCTTAAAGGGGGAAAAGCGCTTATTTTTCTGTGCTGTGTCGTGCATCCTAGTAACCTCAAAAGCCGTGGATATCTTTGAACGGTTTTTACGCGAGGCTACTTTTCAACTAGGAATCGAGCTACATCGAGTTCCTGTTGTCATGTTGTCTACATTAGGCATCTATCTCGCCTTTATGGTCTTGGTGAAGCTTTTTGGTTCCCGCGTATTGACCTCCATGACGGCCTCTGACGCGATCATCATCATTATGTTCGGTGCTGTTGCCGGGCGTGTGATCATTGGTGTTCCACCTACACTAGCGGCGGGKGTTATCGGGCTGACCACACTGATGGCCTTGGAAGCTGCATTCGGGACCATTCGCAAGGTAGTGAAATGGACGCGGTTTTTAGATCGGCGTCCAGTCCTTATCGTCTTTCAGGGCGAGATGATTGACGATAATCTCACCGTTTCCCATATCACTCGCTCTGACGTGTATTCCGCGGTGCGAAAGGCTGGTTTAGCCCGCATGGAAGACGTTCAGATTATGGTTTTAGAGCCCACCGGGCACATATCTGTCATCAAGAATGGTCAGGACATAGACCCAGATATCTTTAATGACCTCGTTGGCTCTGGGTATATCAAACAGGCCAAAGAGTCTTAAAGAATTGATAGAGGGGGAAGAACTTCAGGACTACTTTTCGTACAACCGCCGTGCAGATAAATAAGAGCACGGCGGTTAATCGCCCTCAAGAGGCATCAACGTCTAGAAAGGAAGTTTGAAGTTCTTTAGAAGGTCATCGATGTTGATGTACTTATTGGCGAACGCGAAGAGAGTGCCCAGTGCGCCGACAGCAGCAGTAATGACTTCGATCCAGGCCTTGACGGACTCAGGATTCGCGTCCTTGGAAGACAAGGCTTGCGTATTCTTGGCGTCGTTTTTCTTGTTTGCATCAGAATCAATGTTCTGGCTAGGAGTGCTGGTGGAGGCAGTAGAAGAGCCTTGAGCAAGGGTATTCACATTCTCCGCGGCAGTGGCCACGGTGGTGCCAGCGAGAGTAACGGATAGGGCGGTTGCGCCGGCGAGGAAGGCCTTGCGGGAGAAAAGCTTCATTGTGTTTCCTGTCAAGCTTGTGGTGTTCAAATTTTTTGGATATTAGACGGCTGCGTAGCTGTCTGAATTACCCGAGCTAATTTTAATAAAAAACATTATCAATAAGGAATGGGGGTGTTTGGAGGGGGTGATTAATGCAGATGGTGTGAATGGGAAGGATGTGCTTTCTGGAGCTAAGCGAGGTAGAAGGGTATTTAAGGAAAAGCATCGGATATGAAAATTCCCCAGCGCCACGCCACGATATAGTTCGTGCAGTGTGCTGGGGTGAGGCAAATGTAGAGGGAATGGGGGAGGCATCGGCAAGCGCCGATGCCGCAGACTAGGCCTTTACCGTAGCCTTTTTGATCTTTACCTCTTCTGCAGGCTTGCCATCCTCTTGGCCGCCTGGATTGCTACCTTGGTCACCGGTGTCTACGCCGGCCTCGGCAATCTTGTCTAGGGTCTTGAGGCCTTCTTCAGTGATGGTGCCGAAGTAGGTGTAGTTAGGAGGTAACTCCGAGTCATCGTAGTTAAGGAAGAACTGGGAGCCGTTGGTATCTGGGCCGCTATTGGCCATAGCGACGGAGCCGCGGGGGTAGACAACTGGGTTCTGCGCGTCCTCGTCATCAGTTTCATCGGTGGGGTATTCATCAGCAAAGCTGAAGCCCGGGCCGCCGGCACCGGAACCGGTGGGGTCGCCGCACTGGAGCACATTCAAGCCACCGGAGGTCATGCGGTGGCAGACGGTGTCATCGTAGAAGCCGGAGTCAGCCAGTTCCGAAATGGCGTGGGTAGTACAAGGCGCAGTGGCGCGGTCTAGGTCCATCTCGATCGGGCCCTGGGTGGTATCGAAGGATACAGTAACAGTGCCCTCGGTGGATATATCCTTGCCGTCGGGCTTCTTGGCACCGTGGCCATCCTGCCCATTGTCCTTGTACTCGCACTGGACGGTTGCAGGCAGGGCTTCCGCGCGCTTGCCGCTCAAGGGCTCTGCCTTGGGTGCTTCCTGCGTGGTCTGTGCTTCCGAGGTATCTTCCGCCTGGATTTCGCCCTCAGAGTCATCGCGGGTGGAGAGGAAGTAAATCCCTCCGGCGATGCCGAGGATGACGACGAGCGAGGCTAAGGCGACGCCAAAAGGACGAGTCTTTTGTTTGCGGTCACGGGACTTTAGTTCGCGGTCGAGCTTGTGCAGCGCGTCTTCTCCGCGCTTTTTATTATCTGGCACCGTGGGACAACCTTTCTAGCGATTATCGGTGACGTGTCTCAACTAGGACGATTTTAGCGGCTTTGCGGCCATGGGGATGACTTGGCTCGGGGATTGGCTTAAGCAATAAGCGGAGAGCTATAGCGGGGAAGCAAAAGTATCAGTACGCTCGGGGCCATGGCTGAAGTTAATTTTTCTGACGAACCTACCCAAACCGCTGGTGAACTTCCCGCAGTAGGGGAGTCCATCCCAGAATTCACTCTCGTTGGCACCGACCTCTCTGAGGTCACCAAAAAGGATTTCGAGGGCAAGCGCCTCGTTATCTCGATTTTCCCATCCATCGATACCGGCGTGTGCCAGCAGCAGTTGCGCACCTTTAATGAAAAGGCTGCGGGCTTGGACAACACCGTTGTCTTGTCCGTCTCCCGCGACCTACCTTTTGCACTGGATCGTTTCTGCGCCGCAGAGGGCATTGAAAACGTGGACACCGCCTCCGATTTCCGCTCCGATTTTGGCGAGAAGTTCGGCGTGACCTTGCAAGGCTCCCCGCTCAAGGGCCTTTTGGCACGCTCCGTTGTGGTCACCGACGCTGACCACAAGGTCATCTACAACGAGTTGGTGCCAGAGGTAACCACTGAGCCGGACTACGATAAGGCACTTGCCGCCCTGCAATAAAGCTTTAAGCTGGCAGGATATTTAAATCTAGCACCCAGCCTTTCCCCATAACCCACCGTGGCTGTGGGGGTGAAGGCTGGGTGCTTTTTGCATGCTTGCGGGGCCCTTGAGTTCAGAGGGGCGCTGCGTTCGGGAGCGCTGTGGGTGCAGGTCTCGTTAGACTTAAAGCATGGAGATTCAAGGATTTACCGCGGGCCCATTTAGCACCAATACTTATATCGCGGCGGAGGGAAAGCGCGCTTTCATCGTGGATCCAGGCATGGATTCCACGTCGCAGGTTCTAGCGTACGACTATGACTATGAAGCCATCGTGCTCACGCACGGGCACATTGACCACACTCGCGAGGCCGGTGACTTGGCGCAGGAGCTCGATATCCCCGTTTATATTCATCCCGCAGATAAGTTCATGTTGGATTCTGGGGAGGGTGTTTCCGCCCAGGCACAGGAGTTATTCCACGCCTCGAGAATGGTGCCCATTTCCGATCTCCGCGAACTCCACGGTGGGGAAGAACTGGAGCTAATCGGGCATACATTTACCCTCCAGCACGCGCCTGGGCATTCGCCGGGGTGCGTATTGATCATTTCGGATACTTTTGCCCTTACCGGGGACGTACTTTTTGCCGGGGGAATGGGGCGGGTCGATCTGCCGGATTCTAATCCACAGGCCATGCTGGACTCATTGGCGGGACCGGKGTGGGRTTTWGACGATAAGCTGGACATTCTTCCCGGCCACGGCCCAACCTCGACCATGCGTCAGGAGAGGGCGACCAACCCATTCCTGCGAAAATCCCATGGGGTAGTCTAGTGACCATGAGTGAAGAGAAGCGGTTCCAGGCACTGTCCGCACCGAAGGGTGTGCCAGACTATTTCCCACCAGAGTCTGCGACTTTTTATAAGGTCCGCCAGACCATGGTGGAACAGGCGCATCTTTCCGGCTTTCAGCACATTGAATTGCCCATTTTTGAAGATACCGCGCTCTTTGCCCGCGGCGTGGGCGAATCTACCGACGTGGTCTCCAAGGAGATGTACACCTTTGCAGATCGCGGCGATCGCTCAGTGACCCTGCGCCCAGAGGGCACCGCGGGTGTGATGCGCTCGGTCATTCAACACAATCTGGACCGCGGTCAGCTGCCGGTAAAGCTGAACTACAGCGGGCCGTTCTTCCGCTATGAGCGCCCGCAGGCAGGGCGCTACCGCCAGCTTCAGCAGGTTGGCGTGGAAGCCATTGGCGTCGACGATCCCGCATTGGATGCGGAGGTCATCGCCCTGGCGGATCGCTCCTATAGGGCCCTGGGACTTTCCGGGTACCGCCTGGAATTGACCAGCTTGGGCGACCGGAATTGCCGGCCCGCCTACCGCGAAAAGCTGCAGGAATTCCTGTTTAAGCTGGACTTGGATGAGGAAACCCGCCGCCGCGCGGAGATCAATCCCTTGCGCGTCTTGGACGATAAGCGCCCAGACATGCAGGAGCAGCTTGCCGATGCCCCATTGATGCTCGACTACCTCAACGCCGAGTGCCGCGAGCACTTTGAGACCGTAACCGGCATGCTGGATGATATGGGTGTTGCCTACGAAATCAACCCGCGCATGGTGCGCGGCTTGGACTACTACACCAAGACCTGTTTTGAATTCGTCCACGATGGCCTGGGTGCGCAATCCGGTATTGGCGGCGGTGGCCGCTACGACGGGTTGATGGCGCAGCTTGGCGGCCAAGATCTCTCGGGCATCGGCTATGGCCTCGGCGTCGACCGCGCCATCCTCGCCCTTGAAACGGAGGGAATCACCTTAGAAGGCAGTGATTCCCGCGTGGACGTCTACGGCATTGCCTTGGGCGCAGCGGCCAAGCGCCGCATGACCGGGATCATCAATGACCTGCGCAAGGCGGGAATCGCCGCGGACATGTCCTTTGGTGATCGCGGCCTTAAGGGGGCGATGAAGGGCGCTGACCGCGCGGGCGCGCGCTTTGCTCTGGTCTTGGGAGACCAAGAACTAGACAATGGCACCGTCGCCGTGAAGGACTTGGCCGCCCACGAACAGCGCGATGTTGAACTATCGCAGCTGGTTGCCATTCTGGGGCAGGATCTAGAAGGCTAAACGCAGGATCAAAAAAGGGGGCACCGAAATTACTCGGTGCCGCCCTTTTATGTGCTTTTGACTGATTAGCACTCCACCTGGGAAACGCTAAAGCCCATCGTCTTGGCCAAGCCGCCGAGGGAGGTCTCCTTGTACTTGGAGAGCATATCGCGGCCCGTATCCGCCATGGTTTGTACGGCATTATCTAGGGTGACGTGGTGGGTGCCTTCACCCATCATCGCCATGCGGGCGGCGTTAATGGATTTCACCGCGCCGATGGCGTTGCGCTCAATACAGGGGATCTGCACTAATCCACCTACCGGGTCACAGGTAAGGCCGAGGTTGTGTTCAAGGGCGATCTCTGCCGCATTTTCTACCTGGGCAGGCGTTGCACCAAGGAGTGCTGCCATTCCCGCAGCGGACATGGACGAGGCGGAGCCGACTTCTCCCTGGCAGCCCACCTCGGCGCCGGAAATTGAGGCATTTTGTTTGATGATCATGCCGATTGCGCCGGCGGTGAGCAGGTAGCGGCGTGCGGATTCGCGGCAGAAGCCACCATGGAAATCGCGCGCATAGTGCAAGACTGCGGGAATGATGCCGCAGGCGCCGTTGGTGGGCGCGGTGATAACGCGGCCGCCCGCAGCGTTTTGCTCGTTGACCGCTAAGGCGAAGAGGTTGACCCATTCCATGGCGGAAAATCCAGAGTGTGGGTCATTTTTCTGCTCGAGCAGCTGCGCATACATCTTGGGGGCACGCCGCGGCACTCGGAGACCACCGGGCAAGAGGCCCTTGGTGGAAATGCCATCGGTCACGCATTCGCGCATGATGTCCCATACGAGGTCCAAGTGGCGCAGGACAAAATCCGCGCCGCCCTCGTCCTGATGAAGTACTTCCTCATTGGCGAGGACGATTTCCCAAATATCTTTGTCGTTGGCCTCGCAGAGGTTGAGCAGTTCTTCACCGGTGGTGAACTCATAAGGCACGGTATCTTCTACGGTTGCTGCGGCAACGCCGGCGGGTACCTCGTGGCTATCGGCCATCTCCGCGTCTAACTCTTTGCGGGAGAGGATGAAGCCACCGCCGACGGAGAAGTACTGCTCGTCTTCAGCCAAGATAGTGCCATCAGCATCCCAGGCCTTGAAGATCATGCCGTTGGGGTGCTGGGGCAGTGGCTCGTTCTCAAAGGCAATTTCGTAGTCGACGGAGCCGGACGGGCCGGAGATGTTGCCTTCACTGGGGATTATGCCGCCGGCTTGTGGCTCGGCATCGATGGGAACGGTCAGCGGCTCCCAACCGGCGAGTCCCAGAATGACGGCGCGGTCGGAGGCGTGGCCGCGCCCAGTGGCGGCAAGCGAACCGCGCAGCTCCGCGGAGACGCGGGCGGGATGGGTATCGAGGGATTCTAGAAATTGCTTCGCGGCGCGCATCGGCCCAACCGTGTGTGAGGAGGAGGGACCAATGCCGATGGCGAAAATGTCAGTAACGCTAATAGTCATGGTGAAAGCCTTAAGAAACCTTTCTTGGTAGCAAGAGAGTTATCAGTCCAAGAGCATGAAAAAGAGATTTTCTCAGGCGCGGGGATTCAAGTGGAACATTTCTAAAATTCAAGCGTAGAGAAATATGTGACATGTATCAATTTTAGAATATGCGATAGGTATTGCGGCGCTAGTGCTTTCCGTCGTATTGGGACAAAATTTCCTCGAAAGGCAGAAATTCCTCGTCCACTCCGATCCCAGTGGGGCGGGAATGGGGTCCGGGCTTAGGGGCATCGGCAAGCCCGGCGACCCGATCCGTTGGGCGGATCATCTGATCTGCAAGCTGGGTGGCGGCGCGCTCGATGCGGCTGCGAATGCGCGCGCCCTCGGCGGTGCCCAGATCTTCTGTTGCCTGGAAAATGCCGGTGGGAACGACGTGGGCGTGCAGGTAATTCAATAGGGGGCGCAGCGCATAGTCCAAGATGAGCGCGTGGCGCGGTGAACCGCCCGTAGCGGCAACGATGGTAGGCAGTTCCTCCAAGGCGTGCGAATCCAGAACATCAAAAAACATCTTGAACAGCCCGGAGTAGCTTCCTTGGAACGCGGGCGTGACGGCAATAAAGCCATCGGCCGTAGACAGCAGCTCTTTCGCTTCATCCAAGTGGGGCGTCGGGGCCGCCCAATTGGTCATGGCCGTGGCCAATTCAGAAGCAAGGGTGCGCACCTCAATGATGTGGGTGTTCACGCCTTCACCGCGTGCGGAAATCTTTGCCTCGGTGGCTTCTGCAATAGTCTCAGCTAATTGCCGGGTAGATGATGGCTCCGATAGCCCGGCCGTGAGGACAACCAAAGATCGCATTGTTTAGTCCTCCTTTCCAGGGCTTACGCGAAAGTGTGGGGAATCTGGGTGCTGCTTGAGCGTGGCATGCGTTGGTGGGTCTGAGGGTACATGGTCTGGTCGCCGCTGCTCAAAGCGTCGGCGGAGCTCTGGGACGACTTGAGTGCCAAGAATTTCTATCTGCTTGAGCACCACTTCTTGCGGCAGGCCCGCGTGATCGATGAGGAAGAGCTGGCGTTGGTAATCGCCCACGTAGTCCGCAAATTTCAGGGTGCGCTCAATAACCTGCTCTGCGGTACCCACGGTCAGCGGGGTGTAGTCAGTAAACTCCTCCAGGCTAGGCCCGTGCCCGTACACGGGTGCGTTATCGAAGTACGGGCGGAAGAACTTCTTGGCTTCCTCTTCAGTATCGCCAATGAATACCTGGCCGCCGAGACCCACGATGGCTTGGTCGGCCTGACCGTGGCCATAGGAGGCGAAGCGGCGCCGGTACATGGTGACCATCTTGGCCGTGTGTTCCTGATTCCAGAAAATATTATTGTGGAAGAACCCGTCGCCATAATAGGCCGCTTGTTCTGCAATCTGTGTAGAGCGAATTGAGCCGTGCCATACAAACGGCGGGACGCCATCGAGGGGCGCCGGGGTAGAGGTAAACGCCTGCAACGGGGTGCGGAATTTGCCCTCCCAGTTGACGCTATTTTCGCGCCACAGGCGGCGCAGCAAGTGGTAATTTTCCACGGCCAAGGGGATGCCTTGGCGGATATCTTTGCCAAACCACGGGTAGACGGGGCCGGTATTGCCGCGTCCCATCATCAGGTCCACACGGCCGCCGGAAAGGTGCTGCAAAAAGGCGTAATCTTCCGCGATCTTTACCGGGTCATTGGTGGTAATTAGCGTCGTGGAGGTAGAAAGCTGCAGGCGCTTAGTCTGCGCCGCAATATAGGCCAGGTGGGTCGTCGGGGAGGAGGGGACGAAGGGCGGGTTGTGGTGCTCGCCTGTGGCAAAGACATCGAGGCCCACTTCTTCCGCCTTGAGCGCGATTTCCGTAATATTGCGGATTCGCTCCGCCTCTGACGGGGTTTCGCCCGTCGTTGGATCGGTGGTCACATCTCCGACCGTGAAAATGCCAAATTGCATGGTGTCCCTTTCTACGTACCTATAATCATTGTACGTGACATGTCAACAACGTGGGAGGGGAGATTGTTCCCAAACGAGTAAAGAGGGGGACGGGAATTAGCTGTAGACCCCGCGCCCCAAGGTGTCGCACTCAGCCATCCGGCCGGAATTATAACCAGCAAGGAAAGCCCGCTGGCGTTGCTCGGAGGAGCCGTGCGTCCACGCATCGGGTTGGACCTGCCCGGTGGAACGCCGCTGGATATTATCGTCGCCCACAGCCTGCGCCGCGGTGACTGCGTCAGCGACCTGCTGCTGGGAAATCGGTTCCAGCAGCGCATCCTCGCCCTTATCTGCATGAGAAGCCCAAATACCTGCGTAGCAATCTGCCTGGAGCTCGATCTTTACCGCATTGGAATCCGCGCCGGGGTCGTTATAGTCAGATAGCTGCAGCGTGCCCTCGAGCTGCTGAATGTGGTGGCCAAACTCGTGGGCGACGATGTACATCTGCGCGAATGGGGCATTGTGCGCGCCGTAGTTGCTCAGGGAATCGAAAAAGGTGGTATCGAAATACGCCGATTGGTCGGCGGGGCAATAAAAGGGACCCGTGGCTGAAGAGGCGGTGCCGCAACCGGAATTGGTGGAGCCATTAAAAATCACCCGGCCAGGGTTGGTGTATTCGATGCCGGCTTGCTCGGGCAGCTCGGCGGTCCAGACGTTATCCACGCTCATGGCGGKAAACATGACCCGGCAGTCATCGTATTTATTGCCGTCTTCTGCCGTTTGGCAGTGATCGAAGGCAGAATCATCGGCACCGGAGTGGGACTGCTCATTGCCCAGGAGGGCGCCAATATCGGAGGGGTTTCCTCCCAATAAGAGGTAGAGCCCGACGAGCATGACGGAGCCGATGCCGCCGCCTAAAGCGAGGCCGCCGCCACCGCCGGAGGTTGCGCGCTGGCCATCGAAATCGGCACCAGATTTAAACGTCATGCCTAAATAGTGCCACACCTTTTCGGCGTCTTCAGTGCGTACCGGCCACATTTATGCGCGGTACTGGCAGCGGCGTCCGGTTCGCACCCATGCCTAGTGCCTTAAATGGACTTAATAGGAGAAGAAACGGCGATGGGATGTAGAATTGGCCAAGTTCCTAGTCTTGTGCTTGGTTGGGCGCGCGCTGTTTACGCGTGGCTGGACCCGCAAGTAACTCCATTTCAGAAGGGATTGAATTATAGTGCTGCGTACCCATTTGGCCGGTGAGCTCCGCAAAGAACTGGCAGAAGAGACCGTAACCCTAACCGGTTGGGTGTCTCGTCGCCGTGACCACGGCGGCGTGATCTTCATTGACCTGCGCGATCGTTCCGGCATTGCCCAGGTGGTCTTCCGCGAATCCGATGTGGCAGAGCGCGCCCACGACCTGCGTTCGGAATACTGCGTCAAGGTAACCGGCGTAGTGGAACCGCGCCCAGAAGGCTCCGAAAACCCGAACCTGCCTTCCGGAGACATCGAGGTCAACGTCACCGACCTGGAGGTGCTCAACAAATCCGCAGCGCTGCCCTTCCAGGTAGATGATCCTTCCGCCTCTGGCGAGGTAGGCGAGGAGACCCGCCTGAAGTACCGCTACTTGGATCTGCGCCGCGAGCGCCAGGCAAAGGCCCTGCGCCTGCGCTCCGCTGCCAACCGCGCGGCCCGCAACGTGCTGGATAAGCACGATTTCGCCGAAATCGAAACCCCTACCTTGACCCGCTCCACCCCTGAGGGCGCCCGCGACTTTTTGGTCCCTGCCCGCCTGAAGCCGGGCTCCTGGTACGCGCTGCCGCAGTCGCCGCAGCTGTTCAAGCAGCTGCTGATGGTGGCGGGCATGGAGCGCTATTACCAGATCGCGCGGTGCTACCGCGATGAGGACTTCCGCGCCGACCGCCAGCCGGAATTTACCCAGCTAGACGTGGAGATGTCCTTCGTGGATCAAGACGATGTCATTGCGCTTGGTGAAGAGATTGTCAAAGAGCTGTGGAAGCTCATCGGCTATGACATTCAG
This is a stretch of genomic DNA from Corynebacterium accolens. It encodes these proteins:
- a CDS encoding bifunctional metallophosphatase/5'-nucleotidase: MQFRRIGQLVAATTATAVALSGTHALAQEDTTTISVTNITDLHGHLEDGLSDPAKAGDEIGVARLQSLIKQVNEGQEFNLTSSGDNVGGSAFVSAISDDKYTLEALNAMGMKVTAVGNHEFDKGTEDLTDRIQPASDYPILGANVLKDGKPLLDASHVEEIDGVKVGYVGTVTQNTKFKVSAAKIPGVTFTDPVEATNKEATRLKESGEADVVVSLFHEDAEEYAEGFNKDVDILFGGDTHQTTQGTQERDGALPLQWAQGYEYGKLLNDADITFDKAAGEVKKIELKQYDATDAAQVEPDAEIAGIVKKAQDEAEVKGSKTAGTVETDLFRGSDEGQKPGSNRGVESTLNNFIADGQRYAMSKQVGEDIDLGVMNAGGVRADLQGGDVTYKDIFEVQPFGNSVITAKVSGKDFITALENQWQDGSSRPRLAMGLSNNVQVVYDHTASHGERVKSVTINGEPLDADKDYSIALSSFLASSDSEKGGDGYFEAGSIKDKNDVGYMDAQAMIDYIASGESEVRKGQGQIGAHIDGDIAPGKEITVDLSSLNYTSEGEPMAKTVXVKXGXEXATANIDNSKQEGDDQFGERGRAQVTLNVPEGLTGSQNLEITTDAGTQAILPVKVDEAGGDEAGSQEDGSEDEDSPKLPQGSSIGDAALAIVAALAAGIAFIGLNPQVLPAPLRSIFDDLRKTFHI
- a CDS encoding DUF421 domain-containing protein, which gives rise to MDIFERFLREATFQLGIELHRVPVVMLSTLGIYLAFMVLVKLFGSRVLTSMTASDAIIIIMFGAVAGRVIIGVPPTLAAGVIGLTTLMALEAAFGTIRKVVKWTRFLDRRPVLIVFQGEMIDDNLTVSHITRSDVYSAVRKAGLARMEDVQIMVLEPTGHISVIKNGQDIDPDIFNDLVGSGYIKQAKES
- a CDS encoding peptidylprolyl isomerase, translated to MPDNKKRGEDALHKLDRELKSRDRKQKTRPFGVALASLVVILGIAGGIYFLSTRDDSEGEIQAEDTSEAQTTQEAPKAEPLSGKRAEALPATVQCEYKDNGQDGHGAKKPDGKDISTEGTVTVSFDTTQGPIEMDLDRATAPCTTHAISELADSGFYDDTVCHRMTSGGLNVLQCGDPTGSGAGGPGFSFADEYPTDETDDEDAQNPVVYPRGSVAMANSGPDTNGSQFFLNYDDSELPPNYTYFGTITEEGLKTLDKIAEAGVDTGDQGSNPGGQEDGKPAEEVKIKKATVKA
- the tpx gene encoding thiol peroxidase yields the protein MAEVNFSDEPTQTAGELPAVGESIPEFTLVGTDLSEVTKKDFEGKRLVISIFPSIDTGVCQQQLRTFNEKAAGLDNTVVLSVSRDLPFALDRFCAAEGIENVDTASDFRSDFGEKFGVTLQGSPLKGLLARSVVVTDADHKVIYNELVPEVTTEPDYDKALAALQ
- a CDS encoding MBL fold metallo-hydrolase, with translation MEIQGFTAGPFSTNTYIAAEGKRAFIVDPGMDSTSQVLAYDYDYEAIVLTHGHIDHTREAGDLAQELDIPVYIHPADKFMLDSGEGVSAQAQELFHASRMVPISDLRELHGGEELELIGHTFTLQHAPGHSPGCVLIISDTFALTGDVLFAGGMGRVDLPDSNPQAMLDSLAGPXWXXDDKLDILPGHGPTSTMRQERATNPFLRKSHGVV
- the hisS gene encoding histidine--tRNA ligase, whose protein sequence is MSEEKRFQALSAPKGVPDYFPPESATFYKVRQTMVEQAHLSGFQHIELPIFEDTALFARGVGESTDVVSKEMYTFADRGDRSVTLRPEGTAGVMRSVIQHNLDRGQLPVKLNYSGPFFRYERPQAGRYRQLQQVGVEAIGVDDPALDAEVIALADRSYRALGLSGYRLELTSLGDRNCRPAYREKLQEFLFKLDLDEETRRRAEINPLRVLDDKRPDMQEQLADAPLMLDYLNAECREHFETVTGMLDDMGVAYEINPRMVRGLDYYTKTCFEFVHDGLGAQSGIGGGGRYDGLMAQLGGQDLSGIGYGLGVDRAILALETEGITLEGSDSRVDVYGIALGAAAKRRMTGIINDLRKAGIAADMSFGDRGLKGAMKGADRAGARFALVLGDQELDNGTVAVKDLAAHEQRDVELSQLVAILGQDLEG
- a CDS encoding L-serine ammonia-lyase, which encodes MTISVTDIFAIGIGPSSSHTVGPMRAAKQFLESLDTHPARVSAELRGSLAATGRGHASDRAVILGLAGWEPLTVPIDAEPQAGGIIPSEGNISGPSGSVDYEIAFENEPLPQHPNGMIFKAWDADGTILAEDEQYFSVGGGFILSRKELDAEMADSHEVPAGVAAATVEDTVPYEFTTGEELLNLCEANDKDIWEIVLANEEVLHQDEGGADFVLRHLDLVWDIMRECVTDGISTKGLLPGGLRVPRRAPKMYAQLLEQKNDPHSGFSAMEWVNLFALAVNEQNAAGGRVITAPTNGACGIIPAVLHYARDFHGGFCRESARRYLLTAGAIGMIIKQNASISGAEVGCQGEVGSASSMSAAGMAALLGATPAQVENAAEIALEHNLGLTCDPVGGLVQIPCIERNAIGAVKSINAARMAMMGEGTHHVTLDNAVQTMADTGRDMLSKYKETSLGGLAKTMGFSVSQVEC
- a CDS encoding FMN reductase, with the protein product MRSLVVLTAGLSEPSSTRQLAETIAEATEAKISARGEGVNTHIIEVRTLASELATAMTNWAAPTPHLDEAKELLSTADGFIAVTPAFQGSYSGLFKMFFDVLDSHALEELPTIVAATGGSPRHALILDYALRPLLNYLHAHVVPTGIFQATEDLGTAEGARIRSRIERAATQLADQMIRPTDRVAGLADAPKPGPHSRPTGIGVDEEFLPFEEILSQYDGKH
- a CDS encoding LLM class flavin-dependent oxidoreductase codes for the protein MQFGIFTVGDVTTDPTTGETPSEAERIRNITEIALKAEEVGLDVFATGEHHNPPFVPSSPTTHLAYIAAQTKRLQLSTSTTLITTNDPVKIAEDYAFLQHLSGGRVDLMMGRGNTGPVYPWFGKDIRQGIPLAVENYHLLRRLWRENSVNWEGKFRTPLQAFTSTPAPLDGVPPFVWHGSIRSTQIAEQAAYYGDGFFHNNIFWNQEHTAKMVTMYRRRFASYGHGQADQAIVGLGGQVFIGDTEEEAKKFFRPYFDNAPVYGHGPSLEEFTDYTPLTVGTAEQVIERTLKFADYVGDYQRQLFLIDHAGLPQEVVLKQIEILGTQVVPELRRRFEQRRPDHVPSDPPTHATLKQHPDSPHFRVSPGKED
- the ypfJ gene encoding KPN_02809 family neutral zinc metallopeptidase; translation: MTFKSGADFDGQRATSGGGGGLALGGGIGSVMLVGLYLLLGGNPSDIGALLGNEQSHSGADDSAFDHCQTAEDGNKYDDCRVMFXAMSVDNVWTAELPEQAGIEYTNPGRVIFNGSTNSGCGTASSATGPFYCPADQSAYFDTTFFDSLSNYGAHNAPFAQMYIVAHEFGHHIQQLEGTLQLSDYNDPGADSNAVKIELQADCYAGIWASHADKGEDALLEPISQQQVADAVTAAQAVGDDNIQRRSTGQVQPDAWTHGSSEQRQRAFLAGYNSGRMAECDTLGRGVYS